The DNA sequence TTAAGCAAACAAATTTTGCAGTCCAAGCAAACTAATTTTAGCATAGATGATGGCTACAATTGATTGATATTCAGGGAGCTTTTTGGAAAGACATAAGGAGTGTATCTGGATTCTGGACATCTGGTCATGACCACTTACACTCGTACAAATGTAATTAATAGGCCATTCACCCATATATCATGGACTTCAATGCACAAAGGTAAATGCATAAAAATGGAGGTTAAAAAATGACTTTCAAGTGCTGATTAAAACAgtacagaaaatgaaaaaatcctTTGCAGGTGATGCAACATACTTACTTCTTACAATTAAAAACAAGGGAAGCCTTTGCTAGACGCTGCTTCTCAGCAACAGTAGTGTTCACACTACCAGTGGTAGGACTGTTGTCCATCTGCATGAGGGAAATGCATCCTCACATAAGCAAATTGTACGAAAGCAATGAGAAATTCAGACATTCTTCAAATATATGCCAATAGAATGggcataaaagaaaattcacaatTTCATACATCTAATTTTTAacacaactcaactcatctaataaGCCTTAATCGGGTTGGCCATATGCCACATCGGATTTTAcaattgaaaacaaaacaaaacaaacaaaatcagaagGGGCCCGCTATCTTTGTCAACAAAACGTAAAGGAGGAGAGCTTGTATCGTCAAAATTCTATCATAATATTCTACATCTGGTCCAGGTAATTAGAGATTTACCAAACGAAACAGAGACTCCAGATTAAAAATATAGGTAAGCTAACAAGAGGATGCGACTCTTTTAGCTACATATTTATAAGAGCAACGgtatataatataacaaatgGTAAAGTCCTTGGGAAAAAGGCCTTggttgggggtatgctccccacAGGTCTAAGgctcaaatccccttgggtgcaaacaatctctaggggccatcggactgagggattttccccttgaattacccgaggtgcacttgcggaaaactccttGTTAAGAGCCTGTGCACCcccaggattagtcgggacatTGTTCttagacacccggtgccaattaaaaaatagtaatatgaCAAATGATATTCCAACCAAGCATACAGAAAGTACAATATGAAAGAGCTGACTAACCATGAATGAAAGAAGCCCTGTGAGTATGCTGCATTAGCAAGGAAGGAAAAAACATTAGTGAAAGACCAAATAAGAAATATAGTTAGAATCATTCCTCCCAACGATAACTAAGGAAGAAATAGAGTCTACCGCAAACATTCCTCCTAACAATAACTTGTAAACAAGAAATTATGGTATTATACAGTCATATATAAAACACATACACAAAAAGAGTACTTCGGAACTAGAATCTGTCCTACCTTGATACAGACCACATTGGATTCCAACTTTCAGGATGAACTGCAAAATAAAGAAGTCAAAGGAAAACATAAGATCGGGCAGCGAAGATAAGAAGTTATTTTCTTCAACTAGTACCGTCAAAAACTTACAATCGCTCATTGATAAGCATATTTTCTTTTGCGTCATGAAACGGCCATTAGGAGTGGTCATGCTACAAGGCagaaaatcatcaataaaagttagAAGCAACAAAGATCAAAGCATTTAGGAAATTTGAATCCCGAAACTACAAGTACCatatttcttgaaaaaagtATGGCACCCAAACAATAGATTACCTAATTCCTGGTGGCTTATAGGGATATTCCGATGGAAACTTGATCTTTCCGTAGTAATATCCACCTTATATAAgcaataaaattacataaatgagTCTTAGAATGCCAAAATCACATTGATCAGAACTACAAAGAGAGGAGAAAATATGAAGAGCATCCAAAATCGCACACCAACAACAAACTGAACAAACCTGCAAAAGGTGTTCCTTCACTTCCCTCCAGCACATAATCTGGAATATGATGGATGGAGGATAAAAACAAAGTTAAGAAatcttgacttttttttttttatcagtaaataggaattttattaaaattaggtgaagccaagtacacaggacatatacaagaaaaaTCTTAACCAAAATGACAAAACATAAATAGGTTAGATAACAGAAAGACAAAGGCAAGATTGTGAGATGAGGAATGTCAGGTATAGTATGGCAACCTTTATTATTCACCACAAAGCAGGTATCATAATACATGCAATAACCAGAGGGAAATTGGAGTAACTAATCATAAAAAGGTGAACTGAGCAAGTTGTATGATATGTTAACAAATGACCCTTCATCTTCACATGAGATACATAGGTAAGAGACATTGGCCACAAATGAGTGCAATTGTTGACCATTCAAGTCCAGTTATTAAGCACCTTTATATATGTGGATAACTTCCATCTGAGGAtgctgaaatcattttaaaaactTGAACAGGTACCACCATCCAACCGGGAAAAGAAGAATATTCTTTATAATAAGTATTGGCCACTACTATGGCAACTATATGAACAAACAATCTGATAGTTTATTCTTCTTTACCCACTATAACATTATTCAAAAGCCTCATAACATCTTATCTTGtacgcataaaaaaaaaaaaagaagcggCAGCAGAGTTCAATTATCAATTCAGAATATTTCCAATTTGTAACATCAAAGCTTGACAATATTCTGCAGAAAAATATAGTATTTAGAATAAACTTACGCCACTCAAGAATGTCATTTGGGGAAGGACGGGCGACAACATGGGAAACCGGTTCCTACAAGTTCATAGAAAATACAATCAGCACCACGCACGCCTTTTTTAAAGGGCGTATACCATCCAAGAAGATCCAGTTCAATATGGAATACAACAGGAATGAGACTTTCACTTCACAAATGGAAGGCCTGACACAcgatcttaatttttttttctattttcaatattCAATTATGAGTCCAAATAGGCTTTGAGGGTATGGCACCTACTCCATGGTGGAGACCAGGCCAAAAACATTTGGCATGGATGATTCAACTGTACTCCAGCTAAACTTACGCCGAAGAAGGCATATTAAATAGGACCAGagtttactatatatatctacatattaAGGACCtgtgaaattaaatttaaataagaacTCTTAAGTGTAAAAAAAGGGAGCCATACTTTACAAAGTGCTCTATATTCCTTCTGGAGGCGCTTGATACATGACTTCTCTGCCATCTCACaactaacaaaaataatatatgaagcCCGGCCAATCTTTTCTTCTAGTACAATCTTTACTGCTTGTAGCCTGATAAACATAAAAGAAGGAGACGGCTATtaggtataaaaaaaatccaaaataccTTTATACTAGAAACCTTAAAAGGAAAACATATCTACTAAAGAAAAAGAGCAAATTCTAacttgatgagaaaaaaaaatgcaatccATAATTTATGGAACAGTAAAGTGAAATTATATAGAACCTGaagagaatttttttctttttcctttttaaaaaattctaaccTGATGCAAATTTAGGAAAGCTTGTTCGTAGATCTGACATTGATGcatatatctttttttctttgatatattattaatgaaaaagcGAGAGGGTTCTATCCAAGTACACAAAGAATATACAAAAGAGGAACCTAAACAAATTTCCATCATGGATATTAGAAGCGTACATCAACCATAGATGAAACATGATATGCTTTTCATGCAAAAATAATGTCCATCATCATGCACATTGGTAGTTCTGGCAGGGCATAAAAGCTAATGAAGATTTGTCCTCTATATATAAACAATCCTTTTCCACTTCCACTCAGTTTGCATAATATGATGCAATCCCCAAAAGTGAAGCGTGGATAATTTAAAGATTAACAGTATGAATGAAAATTGTTGTAAATGCTTTACAAGTTTCTCAAATGAATGCATATCTGaactattttctaaaaatgataCTTCTTAGCGATAAATCTATATATCAATGAAATGACTCCAATCTTATGAACCTTacaaatagtgaaaattttAACTTCATTTAACCCAGGTGGTAGCTCATCCACCACCATCACCACTCTCGACAAGGTTCTTTTAGAGTCCACTTCATTGAAGGGGTTTTGGCTATTTTCAAAAAGACGAGGATGAGAAACAAGCATcctttttctcaatttaaattttgcatccctccctttttttttttttgatgaataAGAAACTGTATTGAGATAACTAGCAAGGCAAAGCCAAGtgcacaagaagtatacaaaactGAACCTAGTTACAAGTCAGGAACTAGAAAAAGCAACAAGGAAACCGCGGACACTAGTTCCATTAAACACAATAGCCAAAGCCCATTGAAATAtggtattaaagaaaaaacgtCTAAGTTCATCCACGGAgagttccttatcttcaaagcatcgaCCATTCCTCTCatccaaaatacaccaaacaACAGCAATTTGCAAATTACCCCTTAAACCTCTCCAACAAGCAAAAAGATCCACCATCctcctaggcatcacccaagccattCCACTTCTATTAAACACTTCTTACCATAACACCTTagtcacctcacaatgtaataataaatgatCCATCGATTCACCAGCTTTCTTACATAAGGAgcaccaatccaaaacaattAATCCATGCTTCTTGAAATTGTCCAAAGTCAAAATCTTCCCTAAAGAAGCAGCCCAGCCAAAGAATGCCACCTTTGAAGGCACCTTACTCTTCCAGGCAAAGGAGTGTACCCTATTCAGCCTAGACAGCAACTTGTACAAAGAACAAACTAAAACCTTCTTATTACCAGTGTGCCTCCAGACCATCTTATCACTCGCATCCCGCCCAATTGTGTAGCATACAGTAAGCCAAACAATTCAGAAACAGCCTCTATTTTCCAGTCATTAACGGCTCCAGAAAATAGAACATTCCAATGGGACGAACCACTAGAAGAGTCCAAAATCTCAGCCACCAAAGCATCCAGATATTGAGAAATACAAAAGAGATCTGGAAAAACAGCACTAAGAACCCTACCACCACACCATGGATCATGCCGAAAACGAATTCTGGAACCataaccaaccaaaaaaaaaactgttttacaaaatcatctcaaccacTCCTAATACACTCCATCCGATTCCCTCCAAATATATTCTATACCTCCTACCAAAAGGAGCTTTATGATGAGGAAGTTaataggta is a window from the Juglans regia cultivar Chandler chromosome 7, Walnut 2.0, whole genome shotgun sequence genome containing:
- the LOC109020299 gene encoding ubiquitin-conjugating enzyme E2 34-like isoform X1; the encoded protein is MAEKSCIKRLQKEYRALCKEPVSHVVARPSPNDILEWHYVLEGSEGTPFAGGYYYGKIKFPSEYPYKPPGISMTTPNGRFMTQKKICLSMSDFHPESWNPMWSVSSILTGLLSFMMDNSPTTGSVNTTVAEKQRLAKASLVFNCKNPTFRKLFPEYVDKYNQQQLSEKLSAEQVSPDPSQENSTPMLERVINSVGEDALKDRRINRKQSFPTWMMFLLVSIFGVTAMLFFDSLKMAFLPEHGVNQCVLC
- the LOC109020299 gene encoding ubiquitin-conjugating enzyme E2 34-like isoform X2, yielding MAEKSCIKRLQKEYRALCKEPVSHVVARPSPNDILEWHYVLEGSEGTPFAGGYYYGKIKFPSEYPYKPPGISMTTPNGRFMTQKKICLSMSDFHPESWNPMWSVSSILTGLLSFMMDNSPTTGSVNTTVAEKQRLAKASLVFNCKNPTFRKLFPEYVDKYNQQQLSEKLSAEQVSPDPSQENSTPMLERVINSVGEDALKDRRINRKQSFPTWMMFLLVSIFGVVMALPLLQL